A region of the Myxococcus guangdongensis genome:
GGCGTTGGGGGGAGAGTTGAGCTCCTGGAACTGCAAGTCGAAGTACTCGGTGCCGTGTGTGCCCGGGTGGCAGCCCGCGCACGCGTTCATGCTCGGGCGCAGCGTGCTCTCGCGCGTCAGGTGGCACAGGGTGCAGTCACCCTTGTTCTGCGCGTACTTGGGCGACGCGATGTGCAGCCGGTGGATGAAGTCCGACACGTGCCCCACCACGTCGTCGTGGTGACACACCTTGCACGTCTCCACGTGGTCCACCGAGACGCCGTGGTGCACGTTGCTCAGCGAGCCGACGCCGTTGTGGCACACCTGGCAGTTGCCGATGCGGCCCGGGTACGAGGTCGGCGCGGCCTGGCCCACCTGGAAGAAGAACGGGTCCAACCGGTTGAGCCGCTCACCCTCGAAGTTGCGGTGCCCCTTGAGCAGGATGGCGTAGGTGCCGGGCTTGGCGTCCGGGGGCAGCGGCACCGCGTAGCGCGTCGTCGGACGCACCGCCATGCCACCGGCGACGGCCATGATGTCCGGCGGCACGTAGAACTGCGGCTCGCTCGCGGCCGGATAGGCGAAGTAGTCCGTGGGCACGTAGTCCCCGTTGACCACCTTCAGGTTCTGCAGCGGCCCCACGACCTTGAAGCCGGACTCGGACGCGCTGCTGTCACGCCACGTCAGCAGCATCTGCTCGTTGAAGTAGGCCAGGCCGTTGGAGCCCTCCCCCATGTAGTCGAAGTACGACGGCATGGAGTCGCGCGGGTGCAGACCGTGGCCGTCGCCGTCCTGCAGCGACACCACGAAGTCCACCGTCTCACCGGCGTTGAAGAAGTTGCCGTTGGCGGGGCGGGCCACGCGCACCTGCTGCTTGAGGCCGAAGCCGCACGGCGCGGGCACGTCCGTGGCCAGCCCGTCCGGCCCCAGTTGGTAGCAGGTGGCGAGACGCTCCGAGGAGGGCTGGAAGATGACGGGGAACAGGAAGGGCTTGAGCGGCAGCTGGCTCCAGGTGATGCGGATGACGCCCTCGCCCCGCAGGTCCGGCATGGTGAAGGACTTGAACGGGTTGGTGGAGTTGGCGAGCGACACCTTCACCGCCGTGGCGAACTCGAGCGCGTCGTAGCCCTCCGCCCGGCGCGGCGTCGGGTCTCCGGGGAACAGCGGGCGCTGCAGGCCCGTCACCGCGAAGCTGGCGCGGGTGCGACCCGTGACGGTGCTCTCCGCGAGGAAGTCCCGGCGCGAGTACGTGATGCCGGTGCGCACGTTGCCGTCCGCGTCCAGCACCTCCAGGAGGAACGTGTCGTCCGTGGCCAGCATCCACGCGGCGTTCTCGTAGAACGTCTCGCGCATGAACGTCTTCGGCTGCAGGCGCTTCCACCCATCACGTCCCGAGGACAGGCCGGACCAGTCCAGGTCCTTGAAGAGCGACTCCATCCGCATCCAGGCCGCGGGCGTGCGCCTGTCATTGGGGTCCTCGAAGCGCGCCAGCGCCACGTCCATCGCGGAGAACTCGCGAAGGAAGTACAGCTCACCGGGCGTGACGACCATCCGGGCGAAGGGCTCCATCGGCTCGAAGGGACTCTGCTCCGAGGGGTAGCCGTTGTTCATGTTGTAGCAGGTGGCGCCGTAGTCCGGCAGGTTCAGGTCGCCCTTCGTCACGGGCTCGCCCGTGGGGAGGATGGCGCAGCCCTTGAACCAGAGCAGGGACAGCGAGATGGCCCCGGAGGCGGAGCTCGAGTACGGGTCGAACGCTCGCGCACCACGGCCGCGCGTGCCTTCCACGTCGGACGTGTCGAGCAGGTTGCATCCCGAGGCAACCGCCAGCACCGGGAGCATCAGGACGCACTTCTTGAAGGACAGGGTCATGAGATTCGAGTCCAGCGCGGCTCACCAGCGCAGGGCACGGTGACGGTCAGCGGAGGGCAAGGCGTGTATCCTACTTTCTCAGAAAGCGCCGCGCCAATTCACGGGCCTCTGGCGCGCTGCGTTGCCGCGCCCTGCGTCTTGAGGAAGCGGTACACGGCGCGAAGGTCGTCTTCCTTCATGGAGGCGAACGCGCGCCAGGGCATGGACAGCTTGTTGACCTGGCCCTTCTTGCTGGGCGCCGGGGCCAGGTCCTTGAAGGCGGTGAAGCGGGCGATGAAGGCGTCCTCGCTCAGGCCCTTGAGGATGGGCCCATCGGGGAGCAGCGACGGCACGGGCTCCTCGCCCAGGGGCGTGGGGGCGGCGCGGCCTCCGGCGAAGGGCTTCGGCTCCTCGTCCGCGCTCGAGTGGCAGAAGGCGCACTGGGCGATGGTGGCCAGGTAGCGGCCCCGGGACACGTCGTCCTGGGCGGGCTCGGCCACCGGTCCGGGCAGCGGGCCCGCCAGGTCCTGGATGTCCGCGAGCACCTCGGGCGCGAGCTTGGAAGGAGGCGTGGCGCGGGCCACGGCGGGCACGGTGCGCAGCCACGCGACGACGGCCTTGGCGTCACCGTCGGACAGGGTGGCGCGCCACTCCATGTACGGCATCATCGGAAACAGCGTGCGATCTGCCTGGCCGTAGCCCTCGCGCAGGGTGCGCAGCAGCTGGGCGTCGGTCCACTTGCCCACGCCGTGCTCCGCGTCGGAGGTGATGTTGGGCGCGCACAGCGTGCCGGGGAGGTCCCACTCCGGGCCGAAGCACGCGCCCGCCAGGACCGGCCCCGACAAGGGCCCACCGAAGCGGCCCGTGTCTCGCTGGGTGTGACAGTCCACGCAGCCGAGCACCGACTCACCCAGGTAGCGGCCCCGCTCCACGAGCGCGGCCTCGGCGGACACGGGCTTGGGTGCGGCAGGCGCGGCGGGCTTCGCCTCGGCGGCGGCGGGCGGTGGCGGCTTGGGGGCCGCGTCCTTCTCACGACAGCCGCTCACGGCGACGAGCAGCGCCACCATGGACACACACCTCTCCCAGCTTCGGCCCCCGGCATTCACGTTCAGCGACTCCTTATGGAGAGTCCAATGAGGGCGCGTCCGGAGGACGGCCCAGGCGCAGGGCCGCGACGGCCCGGCGGTATTCGATGGGGAGCCGGTCCGCCTTCACGGGGACCTCCCCCGAGAAGTCCAGCGGGTGCGCGCGCGGGCGCTGTCCCTCCGCCACGCGGCGGTCCTGCTCCAGGATGGCCGACTCCGACTTCACGAACAGCTCCGCGAAGTTGCGGATCCGCGGGTGGTACGAGGCGAAGTAGAAGCACTGCATCTTCTCCTCGGACCAGGGCGAGGCCACCGCGTAGACGGTGTGTGGATAGAAGAGCGTGGGCTTGAAGGTGAGCCGCGCGGTGAACGGGAACGTCACCTCATACGTGAGCGTGGTGCGGTCCACCCGGGGTGGAGCGCTGCCCACCGCGGGTGCCAGCGCGGGATAGACAATCTGCGCGCGCAGCCCATCCGGGAGCCTCTCCACGTCATAGGCCGGCACCTCCGGCTGGTCCGGATTGCCGAACGTGCCCTCATGAACGAACGATAGGTGAGCCACGTCCAGGACGATTTCCACCATGCGTCCGGCGGACGTCTCCCAGTCCAATCGGGGCAGCGGCACCGTGGCCACCGTCGCGCTGTCGGCCAGCTCCGGCCACTCGGGCAGCGGCGCCGCCGGCGCGGGTGAAAGACAGACCCAGATGAGCCCATGCCGCTCCGCGGCAAGGTAGCTGTTCACCCGGGCCCGCTCCGGCACGGGCGTCTGGGGTTGAGAGGGAATGCGGACACACGAGCCACTCTGGGCGTATGTCCATCCATGGAACGCACAGCGAAGTCCCTGGGGTGTGACAGTCCCAGCGGAGAGGTCGGCTCCACGGTGCGCGCAGTAGCGCTGGGTGGCCGCGACACCGGAGGTGGTGCGCCAGAGGACCAGCTCCGTCTCCAGGAGCCGGGCGGCCAGCGGGCCTTCCCGGAGCTCATGGGCGTACGCCACCGGATGCCAGTACGGGACGAAGGTGTCCCGGTACGAGCGGACCTCGCCAGCCGTGCTCATGCCAGGGCGAGCGGGGCGATCTTGCTTTCAATCTCCTCGAGGAGGAAATCGATTTCCTCTATCTCGTCGAGCTTCTCGGGAGCCGCCGACACCGCCTCGGGCGCCTCGGCCGGATTCGGAGTGGATACCGCATTCGCAGCCGTTTCGGATGGGGACTGAACCGCCTCTTCCGACGCCATGTGGGTGGCCTCCACTACGCAGGGGAGGTGGATGCTCGGAGGAAGAGCAGGGGAATGTCAACCCACCGTGGATTTCCACGCGTGTCACAACACCACTAGAGTGCGGCCCTCCATGCCCCCTGCCCCCTCTGTCGTGCGCATCGTGGCCATGTTGTGTCTGATTCATGGCACGGCTCACGCGGAGCCCTGGAAGAAAGCCAGACCGGGCGTCACGACGGAGGCGCAGCTGCGCATCCTGTTCGGTGAGCCCGACGCGAGACGTCGGGAGGACGGCGCGCTGGTGCTCGATTATCAAGGGCAGTCCTCGCCAGCGGGGACCCAGCGCGCGCGCTTCACCGTCGATACACGCACGCGCAAGTTGCGGCGCATCGATGTCTTCCCCACCCGCGCGCCCACGCGCGCCGCGGTGGAGAAACAATTCGGCCCCGCGTGTCCCAAGACAGGCTGGAGC
Encoded here:
- a CDS encoding c-type cytochrome; its protein translation is MVALLVAVSGCREKDAAPKPPPPAAAEAKPAAPAAPKPVSAEAALVERGRYLGESVLGCVDCHTQRDTGRFGGPLSGPVLAGACFGPEWDLPGTLCAPNITSDAEHGVGKWTDAQLLRTLREGYGQADRTLFPMMPYMEWRATLSDGDAKAVVAWLRTVPAVARATPPSKLAPEVLADIQDLAGPLPGPVAEPAQDDVSRGRYLATIAQCAFCHSSADEEPKPFAGGRAAPTPLGEEPVPSLLPDGPILKGLSEDAFIARFTAFKDLAPAPSKKGQVNKLSMPWRAFASMKEDDLRAVYRFLKTQGAATQRARGP
- a CDS encoding aromatic ring-hydroxylating oxygenase subunit alpha produces the protein MSTAGEVRSYRDTFVPYWHPVAYAHELREGPLAARLLETELVLWRTTSGVAATQRYCAHRGADLSAGTVTPQGLRCAFHGWTYAQSGSCVRIPSQPQTPVPERARVNSYLAAERHGLIWVCLSPAPAAPLPEWPELADSATVATVPLPRLDWETSAGRMVEIVLDVAHLSFVHEGTFGNPDQPEVPAYDVERLPDGLRAQIVYPALAPAVGSAPPRVDRTTLTYEVTFPFTARLTFKPTLFYPHTVYAVASPWSEEKMQCFYFASYHPRIRNFAELFVKSESAILEQDRRVAEGQRPRAHPLDFSGEVPVKADRLPIEYRRAVAALRLGRPPDAPSLDSP
- a CDS encoding Xan family putative trans-acting RiPP leader peptide produces the protein MASEEAVQSPSETAANAVSTPNPAEAPEAVSAAPEKLDEIEEIDFLLEEIESKIAPLALA